The region TTTACTACAATTATTATAGCCTTAATGTGCTGTTTAAAAACCATATTAATGCAAGGATAATAGTGGAAAAGCAGGATTGTATTTTTAATACTCTATTTGTTTAAActtaatttgtatatatttgttttctaaatgttcaGTACTTACTGTAATATCGTGACTGCAGGCATAATTCTTAAATGATTGCCTAAAGGTGCTGTAAGCATGGAAGGTTTTTGTTATCAGAAAcggtattaattacattttatgtcTATTGTGGCtgaatgcaaaaaatatattttgttcatcTAGATAACAAccatgtatgtctatattttgttGTAGGTTGCAGAAATTAAGAGAGCCAACAACCTCTTAACTGAGCAGGATTTTTTTGCCTTGAGATCAATAAGAATCCCTGTGAAGAAGTTCAGTGTTCTAACAGAGACCCATGGTTCTTCAACACACAAGCCCAGCTCCCCAGTGGCTCAGACTGATTTGGAAGCCAAGCAAGTGGAAGCAGCAATAGACTCTTTCTCTTCAGTAGAAACTGTAGGGAATTTCCTTCAGGAGGTTGATAAAGACATTGAGCAGCTGAAATGTGTAGACCCATCACGGAGCACTTTAAATGAAGTTGTCTTCTCATTGACTTCTCAGACACAGCTTGGGGTTGGGGAACGTAGAACAGTTGCTCGAAAAGATCCCTACTATGGAGCAGACTGGGGCTTAAGGTGGTGGATGGCTGTGGCAATCATGTTGGTGGTTGGAATTATTACTCCTGTGTTTTATCTTCTTTACTACGAGGTCTTAATGAAGGCAGATGTGAGTCATCACTCAACTGCTGAATCAATTGCAATTCCCACAAGTTCTTCAGATAGTAGCAAGAGCTGACACTTAGCAATAGTCTGGTAAGGACTTACAGAATTCTGTTTCAAATTTTGGAACTTGTAACCTTTATGAAGGTTACATATTAGGAGACTGTTAAAATTATtccatttcaaaatatattctcAACCATAGACAATATtttgtatatgcagtatatgtacCTTCACACCTG is a window of Erpetoichthys calabaricus chromosome 7, fErpCal1.3, whole genome shotgun sequence DNA encoding:
- the lysmd3 gene encoding lysM and putative peptidoglycan-binding domain-containing protein 3, coding for MTGRSQHRSYQPATGIQPANGGHAYVFGNSPVLENEFSEEEVEYYELRSRGKEKARRSISRERSDDIVYLVKDIQEGDTLNAIALQYFCSVAEIKRANNLLTEQDFFALRSIRIPVKKFSVLTETHGSSTHKPSSPVAQTDLEAKQVEAAIDSFSSVETVGNFLQEVDKDIEQLKCVDPSRSTLNEVVFSLTSQTQLGVGERRTVARKDPYYGADWGLRWWMAVAIMLVVGIITPVFYLLYYEVLMKADVSHHSTAESIAIPTSSSDSSKS